The following are from one region of the Phormidium sp. PBR-2020 genome:
- the fghA gene encoding S-formylglutathione hydrolase — MTLTLNQDRRSFGGSTQFYQHSSQCCQATMRFSVYLPPQAAQYPVPILYWLSGLTCTEENFISKAGAQRLAAEYGLLLVAPDTSPRNLGLAGEDDHWDFGSGASFYVDATESPWAQHYQMYSYVTEELPALIAENFPVDATRQSIFGHSMGGHGALVCALRNPSRYQSVSAFAPITAPRSCPWGETAFRGYLGTNRETWSAYDASELVKTSAWQGPILMDQGEADSFLAEGQLLPERFEAACQQAGVDLRLRLQPGYDHSYYFIASFMEDHLRHHAEALDCL; from the coding sequence ATGACCCTCACCCTCAACCAAGACCGTCGTTCCTTTGGCGGAAGCACTCAGTTTTATCAGCATTCGAGTCAATGCTGTCAGGCCACAATGCGGTTTTCCGTCTATCTCCCCCCCCAGGCGGCCCAGTATCCAGTCCCTATTCTCTATTGGTTATCGGGGTTAACCTGTACCGAGGAGAACTTCATCAGCAAAGCTGGGGCCCAACGGCTAGCGGCGGAGTATGGTCTGCTGTTAGTGGCCCCCGATACCAGTCCCCGCAATTTGGGACTTGCAGGAGAAGATGACCATTGGGATTTTGGCAGTGGGGCCAGCTTTTACGTGGATGCAACGGAATCTCCCTGGGCCCAGCATTATCAAATGTATTCCTATGTCACCGAGGAACTCCCGGCCCTGATTGCCGAGAATTTCCCGGTGGATGCCACGCGTCAAAGTATTTTCGGTCATTCGATGGGAGGTCATGGGGCCTTAGTGTGTGCATTACGCAATCCCTCCCGTTATCAGTCGGTATCGGCGTTTGCCCCCATTACGGCCCCCAGGTCTTGTCCTTGGGGAGAGACGGCGTTTCGTGGCTACTTAGGGACAAATCGCGAAACTTGGTCGGCCTATGATGCGAGTGAGTTGGTGAAAACCTCCGCCTGGCAGGGTCCGATTTTGATGGACCAGGGGGAGGCGGATTCATTTCTAGCGGAGGGTCAGTTATTACCAGAACGTTTTGAAGCCGCTTGTCAGCAGGCGGGGGTTGACCTACGGTTACGGCTGCAACCGGGGTATGACCATAGTTACTATTTTATTGCCAGTTTCATGGAAGACCATTTACGCCATCATGCCGAGGCGTTGGATTGTCTTTGA
- a CDS encoding ATP-dependent 6-phosphofructokinase: MNQHKRIGILTSGGDCAGLNAAIRGVVRCANQQGWEVLGICQATNGLMADPPNAIPLTIANVDPILTRGGTILGTTNKGNPFAFKLPDGTVSDRSQDIINGYYKLELDALIGIGGDGSLAILHRLAKQGKFNFIGIPKTIDNDVGITERSIGFDTAVTIATEALDRLHFTAASHNRVMILEVMGRDAGHIALNAGIAGGADVILIPEINYKLENICQAIQERQKRGQNYTIIIVSEAVCTEAGEHMTKMEQFGECRLGGIGQYLSDKIGEATAAETRVTVLGHIQRGGISSPHDRLLASAFGVAAVEAIARDEYDVMVTWQKREVITVPIAEAIKTYRVVDPQGTLVKTARGLGICLGD, from the coding sequence GTGAACCAACACAAACGAATTGGTATATTGACCAGTGGCGGTGACTGTGCCGGCTTAAACGCCGCCATTCGCGGCGTTGTACGCTGTGCCAATCAACAAGGTTGGGAGGTTTTAGGGATTTGCCAAGCCACCAACGGCTTAATGGCAGACCCCCCCAACGCCATCCCCCTAACCATTGCCAACGTTGACCCCATCTTAACCCGAGGTGGAACCATTCTCGGAACCACCAATAAAGGCAATCCCTTCGCCTTTAAACTCCCTGATGGAACCGTGAGCGATCGCAGCCAAGACATTATCAATGGCTATTATAAACTAGAACTCGACGCCCTCATTGGCATTGGCGGCGATGGCAGTTTAGCCATTTTACATCGTCTCGCCAAACAAGGAAAATTCAACTTTATCGGCATTCCCAAAACCATCGATAACGACGTTGGCATCACTGAACGGTCCATCGGCTTCGACACCGCCGTCACCATCGCCACCGAAGCCTTAGACCGACTTCACTTCACCGCCGCCAGTCACAACCGGGTCATGATATTAGAAGTCATGGGACGAGACGCCGGTCATATTGCCCTCAACGCCGGAATCGCCGGTGGGGCCGATGTCATTCTCATCCCCGAAATCAACTATAAACTCGAAAACATCTGTCAAGCCATCCAAGAGCGACAAAAACGGGGACAAAACTACACCATTATTATCGTCTCCGAAGCCGTCTGTACCGAAGCCGGGGAACACATGACCAAAATGGAACAGTTCGGTGAATGTCGCCTGGGAGGAATTGGTCAATATCTCTCCGACAAAATCGGTGAAGCCACCGCCGCAGAAACCCGAGTCACCGTCTTAGGCCATATCCAACGGGGTGGAATCTCTTCCCCCCATGACCGCTTATTAGCCTCCGCCTTTGGGGTCGCTGCCGTCGAAGCCATTGCCCGTGACGAGTACGACGTTATGGTAACCTGGCAAAAACGGGAAGTCATCACCGTTCCCATCGCCGAAGCCATCAAAACCTATCGCGTCGTTGACCCCCAAGGAACCCTCGTTAAAACTGCACGTGGCTTAGGAATTTGTTTAGGAGACTAA
- a CDS encoding type I restriction endonuclease subunit R produces MSTTAVTQVITTLKAAHDNLGLERSPDDDFFWEWRQDFPPLSDAENETLDLIRQRFRYHRDMGQVSEGVVNAIVVSRLLELAGFYDPPHYLRSEAPVTIERQHDGEILRGRLDFLVVDDRFWRLVVESKDTQFDVEVGIPQLLAYMMSSEADSGEHPLFGLVTNGTSFLLVKLQRYPQPVYDFSDLFSLLSRENPLRRVLQFLKAI; encoded by the coding sequence ATGAGTACAACCGCAGTAACACAGGTCATCACTACCCTCAAGGCGGCTCATGACAATTTGGGTCTTGAGCGAAGTCCTGATGATGACTTTTTTTGGGAATGGCGGCAGGATTTCCCCCCGCTGTCTGATGCAGAAAACGAGACCTTAGATTTAATTCGTCAACGGTTTCGCTACCATCGAGATATGGGGCAGGTTTCTGAAGGGGTGGTTAATGCGATCGTGGTGTCACGATTGCTTGAATTAGCTGGGTTTTATGATCCTCCCCATTATCTGCGATCGGAAGCCCCAGTGACAATTGAACGTCAACACGATGGGGAGATATTACGGGGGCGCCTGGATTTTTTGGTGGTGGATGACCGTTTTTGGCGGTTAGTAGTAGAGTCAAAGGATACCCAATTTGATGTGGAAGTTGGGATTCCGCAACTCCTGGCCTATATGATGTCAAGTGAAGCGGACTCTGGGGAACATCCTCTGTTTGGCTTAGTCACGAATGGGACGAGCTTTTTGTTGGTGAAACTCCAACGATATCCTCAGCCAGTTTATGATTTTTCTGATTTGTTTTCTCTGCTGTCACGAGAGAATCCCCTGCGGCGAGTGCTTCAATTTTTGAAGGCTATCTAA
- a CDS encoding MBL fold metallo-hydrolase has product MSLQLECLAYGVGHAQEGLCLQLRIGPYQVLLDCGIEDLSPLLGDLHHAAPQIDCVICSHAHGDHARGLLALRQAYPHLPIYASEVTAQLLPLNWLHVPEIPEICQALPWRTAIEIAKNLWLELFPAGHLPGASLVRLTYHGGDRPYSAVYTGDFLLSNSRLAEGLPLEEVRNWHPDVLIVEGSYGTARYPRRRTQENELAERINRALAEQHLILMPVPRLGLGQELLMLLRSHHHFTGRNIDLWVDSSLAAGCDRYLELLPHLPTAVQNFARHQPLFWDDRIRPRMRRLTPDTSLGEVPTILLTDIESDWQRFCANDTRSWLILYPLHPGQPGPDDSLDDAPQIQLEPYLLSSHCDRSGTSQLIHNLRPQHIIFIHGSPNYLTDLANLEELCNRYQIHCPAAGKLVQLPLRDKRPPTELPDSRYQGEVNEDKKRIIVHLDKALSQDSRWHNFADTGLVETRWQGDELVLRGISQRELLGRERALQIPPSLPCCANCAYYRSQQCFNPDSPLYGFKVTVDGSCSVFEPL; this is encoded by the coding sequence GTGAGCCTTCAGCTTGAATGTCTAGCCTACGGTGTCGGTCACGCCCAGGAGGGTCTGTGTTTGCAACTGCGAATTGGCCCCTATCAGGTGCTGCTCGACTGTGGTATTGAGGATTTGTCGCCGCTCCTGGGGGATCTCCATCATGCCGCACCCCAAATTGATTGTGTCATCTGTAGTCATGCCCACGGTGACCATGCTCGGGGACTTTTGGCATTGCGTCAGGCCTATCCCCATCTTCCCATCTATGCCAGTGAGGTGACGGCTCAACTGTTGCCCCTGAATTGGCTTCATGTGCCCGAGATTCCCGAAATCTGTCAAGCCTTACCCTGGCGGACTGCGATCGAGATTGCTAAAAATCTCTGGTTGGAACTGTTCCCAGCGGGCCATCTTCCGGGAGCCTCCCTGGTGCGTTTAACCTATCATGGCGGCGATCGCCCCTATTCTGCGGTCTATACCGGGGACTTCCTTCTCTCCAACTCCCGCCTCGCGGAAGGACTCCCCCTCGAAGAAGTCCGCAACTGGCATCCTGATGTTTTAATTGTTGAGGGAAGCTACGGAACCGCTCGCTATCCCCGCCGGCGAACGCAAGAAAACGAGCTGGCTGAACGCATCAATCGCGCGTTGGCGGAGCAACATCTGATTCTCATGCCGGTTCCCCGTCTGGGATTAGGGCAAGAACTGCTGATGTTGCTGCGATCGCACCATCACTTTACCGGGCGCAACATCGACTTGTGGGTGGATTCCTCCCTCGCCGCTGGCTGCGATCGCTACCTCGAACTCCTCCCCCATCTTCCCACCGCCGTCCAAAACTTCGCCCGCCACCAACCCCTCTTCTGGGACGATCGCATCCGCCCGAGAATGCGTCGCCTCACCCCCGATACCAGCTTGGGCGAGGTTCCCACCATCCTCCTGACAGACATCGAGAGCGATTGGCAACGCTTCTGTGCCAACGATACCCGCTCCTGGCTCATCCTCTATCCCCTCCATCCCGGCCAACCTGGCCCCGATGACAGTCTTGATGATGCTCCCCAGATTCAACTTGAACCCTATCTTCTCAGTTCCCACTGCGATCGCTCAGGAACCAGTCAACTCATCCATAACCTCCGTCCCCAACATATTATCTTCATCCACGGCTCCCCCAACTATCTGACTGACTTAGCCAACCTCGAAGAACTCTGTAATCGCTATCAAATCCACTGTCCCGCTGCCGGAAAATTGGTGCAATTGCCCCTACGGGATAAACGCCCCCCCACCGAACTCCCCGACTCCCGCTACCAAGGAGAAGTCAACGAAGACAAAAAGCGCATCATCGTTCATCTCGACAAAGCCCTCAGTCAAGATTCCCGCTGGCACAACTTCGCGGATACAGGACTCGTGGAAACCCGCTGGCAAGGAGATGAGTTAGTCTTACGGGGCATCTCCCAGCGGGAACTCCTTGGGCGAGAACGGGCCCTGCAAATTCCCCCCAGTCTCCCCTGTTGCGCTAATTGTGCCTACTACCGCTCTCAGCAATGTTTTAACCCGGACTCCCCCCTCTATGGCTTTAAGGTGACGGTGGATGGGAGCTGTTCGGTGTTTGAACCGCTTTAG
- a CDS encoding efflux RND transporter periplasmic adaptor subunit, protein MELPLFTNLKHPGRWLIGVLAAALLGTAVVAGVASRRSNSQIGLDELTVEVEAADVTVRIEATGEVQPVQRVNLSPKTQGRLERLYVEQGDEVSQGQIVAEMENQELLSQLDQAQARLARARARLQEWETGARPEEIDRARGSVRQAEARLAGAEANLAQLRAGNRPEDIAEAEAAGNRAQASIREAESRLMLAQGEVRRHEQLYRDGAISRQELDRREDEMRRAQAAVEQAQSAQMEAQRRLERIRSGSRREEVDRAEAEVASAQTDVSQAQSQLEELLSGTRQETIAQARADVMEAEAQVRFAEIQLEDTRVRAPFSGIITQRYADEGAFVTPATSASTVSSATSTSVVALARGLEVLAKVPEADISQIQPGQLVEIVADAFPDEVFQGEVQLIAPEAIVERDVTLFQVRLDILRGLDQLRSGMNVDLTFLGDRLPNALVLPTVAIVTRQGETGVLVPGADDRPQFQSVTLGPTLGNRIQILDGLRDGDRVFLELPRGESLDDILGRNSD, encoded by the coding sequence ATGGAACTCCCCCTATTTACCAACCTCAAACATCCCGGCCGCTGGCTCATTGGAGTCCTAGCAGCGGCTCTTTTAGGAACAGCCGTGGTAGCTGGAGTCGCCAGTCGTCGTTCCAACTCCCAAATCGGCCTCGATGAACTCACCGTGGAAGTCGAAGCCGCCGATGTGACCGTACGCATCGAAGCCACTGGAGAGGTGCAACCCGTGCAACGGGTGAACCTCAGCCCCAAAACCCAAGGACGCTTAGAACGGCTGTATGTGGAACAAGGAGATGAAGTCAGCCAGGGGCAAATTGTGGCTGAGATGGAGAATCAGGAATTGCTCAGTCAGTTGGATCAGGCGCAAGCTCGTTTAGCCCGCGCTCGGGCCCGGCTGCAAGAATGGGAAACCGGGGCCCGGCCCGAGGAAATCGATCGCGCTCGGGGGTCTGTGCGTCAGGCGGAGGCCCGCTTAGCGGGTGCGGAAGCCAATTTAGCCCAATTACGAGCAGGAAATCGCCCTGAAGATATTGCGGAAGCAGAGGCGGCAGGAAATCGGGCCCAAGCAAGTATTCGCGAGGCAGAATCCCGTCTGATGTTGGCTCAGGGGGAAGTCCGACGTCATGAACAGTTGTATCGGGATGGGGCAATTTCTCGTCAGGAACTCGATCGCCGTGAAGATGAAATGCGCCGGGCCCAGGCGGCGGTTGAACAGGCCCAATCGGCCCAGATGGAAGCTCAGCGGCGCTTGGAGCGGATTCGCAGTGGTAGCCGTCGTGAGGAAGTTGACCGGGCCGAGGCGGAGGTGGCGTCGGCCCAGACGGATGTTTCCCAGGCTCAATCTCAGTTAGAGGAGTTGTTGAGCGGAACCCGTCAGGAAACTATCGCTCAAGCTAGGGCCGATGTGATGGAAGCCGAGGCCCAGGTGCGATTTGCGGAGATTCAGTTAGAGGATACTCGGGTTCGTGCCCCGTTTTCGGGGATTATTACCCAACGCTATGCGGATGAGGGGGCTTTTGTGACGCCGGCCACGTCTGCGTCGACGGTGAGTTCGGCGACCTCAACCTCGGTGGTGGCGTTGGCCCGGGGGTTGGAGGTGTTGGCGAAGGTTCCTGAGGCGGATATTAGTCAGATTCAGCCGGGCCAGTTGGTGGAGATTGTGGCCGATGCGTTCCCGGATGAGGTGTTTCAGGGAGAGGTGCAGTTGATTGCGCCTGAGGCGATTGTGGAACGGGATGTGACGCTGTTTCAGGTGCGGTTGGATATTCTCAGGGGGTTGGATCAGTTGCGCTCGGGGATGAATGTGGATTTGACCTTTTTGGGCGATCGCCTTCCCAATGCGTTAGTGTTACCGACGGTGGCGATCGTGACGCGTCAGGGAGAGACGGGGGTGTTGGTTCCTGGTGCGGATGATCGTCCTCAGTTTCAGTCGGTGACGTTAGGCCCAACGCTGGGCAATCGCATTCAGATTTTGGATGGGTTACGGGATGGCGATCGCGTGTTCTTGGAATTGCCCCGAGGGGAAAGTTTGGATGATATTCTTGGACGAAATTCAGATTAA
- a CDS encoding DUF262 domain-containing protein codes for MTRLNFDTQTMTFRQLLGNGVTYQVPPFQRDYAWGQDEWDDIWQDINALFDEDGETAHYMGYLVLQSSDYRNFIIIDGQQRMTTLSLLILAGLSHLQDLIRAEIDGQRNQRRQEQLQNSYIGEVDPVSLLSYPKLQLNRHSNRFYQTYLVPLEQIPNRGLNGSERQLRKAFFWLKDRLKERHGMEADSGQQFAHFVDIWVDKLVFTVITVTDELNAFKVFETLNARGVRLSSTDLLKNYLFSLLSQGDRHQLEVESLELFWERIVGILGQESFPEFLRVFWNSQYPLVRKRDLFKTVQRHIQTREQGFALLRSLDRYSEIYTALQDGQDVQWVDSEKRSLQALKLFETRQELSFLMTCYDRFFEDNRSVFTRILKAISVISFRLVICDSPGHEQERRYNDIARRIHEGSLSNPSDIFLSLRSLYLDDKQFKAAFINKSFPTFQRQNKQLVRYILFNIEKQNYGRKFDLESAIYTLEHILPEHPGAAWSDMDEYQQEQLRYRLGNLTPLEASLNRQIGNESYGVKRYIYGQSKFGITQAIAEQYDQWNERKIESRQRQLANIATGIWRIDFP; via the coding sequence ATGACACGCCTTAACTTCGATACCCAAACGATGACCTTTCGCCAACTTTTGGGTAATGGCGTCACCTACCAAGTTCCTCCCTTCCAACGGGATTACGCCTGGGGACAAGACGAATGGGATGATATTTGGCAGGATATTAATGCCTTATTTGATGAGGATGGGGAGACGGCTCATTATATGGGCTATCTTGTCCTGCAATCCTCCGATTACCGGAATTTTATCATCATTGACGGCCAACAACGAATGACCACCCTCAGTCTTCTGATTTTAGCTGGGTTGTCCCATTTGCAGGATTTAATTAGGGCAGAGATAGATGGTCAGAGGAATCAACGCCGTCAAGAACAATTACAAAATAGTTATATTGGCGAAGTCGATCCGGTGAGTCTTCTGTCTTACCCGAAACTGCAATTAAATCGTCATAGTAACCGCTTTTATCAGACCTATTTAGTTCCCTTAGAGCAAATTCCTAATCGGGGTTTAAATGGGTCAGAACGTCAGCTTCGTAAGGCATTTTTTTGGTTGAAAGACCGGCTTAAGGAACGTCATGGCATGGAGGCGGATAGTGGTCAGCAATTTGCTCACTTTGTCGATATTTGGGTCGATAAACTGGTATTTACGGTGATTACAGTCACCGATGAGTTAAATGCGTTTAAGGTCTTTGAAACCCTGAATGCTCGTGGGGTTCGTCTCTCATCTACGGATTTACTCAAAAATTATTTATTTTCACTCTTGAGTCAGGGCGATCGCCATCAACTTGAGGTAGAATCTTTAGAACTATTTTGGGAGAGGATTGTCGGCATTTTAGGACAGGAAAGTTTCCCGGAGTTTTTGCGAGTTTTTTGGAATAGCCAGTATCCGTTGGTTCGCAAACGGGACTTATTTAAAACAGTGCAGCGCCACATCCAAACCCGAGAACAAGGATTTGCGTTACTGCGTTCCTTAGATAGATATTCGGAGATTTATACGGCTCTTCAAGATGGTCAGGATGTTCAATGGGTCGATTCAGAGAAACGCAGCTTACAAGCATTGAAACTTTTTGAAACTCGTCAAGAATTGTCCTTTTTGATGACTTGCTATGACCGCTTTTTTGAGGATAATCGCTCAGTCTTTACACGAATTCTTAAGGCGATTTCTGTCATTTCCTTTCGTTTGGTCATCTGTGATTCACCAGGTCATGAACAAGAACGACGCTATAATGACATTGCTCGTAGGATTCATGAGGGAAGTCTAAGCAATCCATCTGATATATTTCTGTCGTTGCGATCGCTTTACCTCGACGATAAACAATTCAAGGCGGCATTTATCAACAAAAGCTTTCCCACGTTTCAACGTCAGAATAAACAGCTTGTTCGCTATATTTTATTTAACATTGAAAAACAAAATTATGGGCGAAAATTTGATTTAGAAAGTGCCATCTATACCCTAGAACATATCCTTCCAGAACATCCAGGAGCTGCCTGGAGTGATATGGACGAATACCAACAGGAGCAATTGCGCTATCGTTTGGGAAATTTGACCCCATTAGAAGCCTCTTTAAACCGTCAAATTGGAAATGAAAGTTATGGGGTTAAGCGATACATATATGGACAAAGTAAGTTCGGAATCACTCAGGCGATCGCCGAACAGTATGACCAATGGAATGAACGAAAAATCGAGTCTCGTCAACGTCAACTCGCTAATATTGCTACCGGAATTTGGCGAATTGATTTCCCTTGA
- a CDS encoding DUF3754 domain-containing protein, producing the protein MAVYDDREAFIPYRLNDLVQLCLQDGELPPEDQQTFQDFAHLLANYYHVKFHHYASEILDNYAAFNPDRDTHAISQPTAAELQAMDERVVEKFRKVLKGANYIELSDELLQQALSEKPLVDLKTNVDFQDFDRFLCFYRGDIFETAKLKKWVFWTKERELDILQRVVVLIRYKGPKHFEHRNIDPDDMKFIPGKMYVYLYKNVPKSDLELLFPNVQTSMTLKDKLLFGIPAIGAAVPAILRVLPQLLLVISVILFLTVGPPDIDELQADEEDVRNLLPVLLAVASLSMALGGLAFKQYSQYQNKRIKFQKKVTDTLFFRNIATNASVFTSLINSAQDEECKEVILVYYHLLTHPQPLTPEQLDDEIEQWMEAHFGIQLDFDIKTPLKSLETLRGGPENKPLLSYDDQGHCQVVPLTEAQQIIDWVWDRIFDYA; encoded by the coding sequence ATGGCTGTGTACGACGACCGAGAAGCCTTCATCCCCTACCGACTCAACGACCTTGTCCAACTCTGTCTTCAAGACGGAGAACTTCCCCCAGAAGACCAGCAAACCTTCCAAGACTTTGCACATCTTCTGGCCAACTACTATCACGTCAAATTTCACCATTACGCCAGCGAAATTCTCGATAACTACGCCGCCTTCAACCCCGACAGAGACACCCACGCCATTTCCCAACCCACCGCCGCCGAACTCCAAGCCATGGATGAACGAGTGGTCGAGAAATTTCGTAAAGTTCTCAAAGGGGCCAATTACATCGAACTCTCCGACGAACTTCTGCAACAGGCCCTCAGCGAAAAACCCTTAGTTGACTTAAAAACCAACGTTGACTTTCAGGACTTCGACCGTTTCCTCTGTTTCTATCGAGGAGACATCTTTGAAACCGCCAAATTGAAGAAATGGGTCTTCTGGACCAAAGAACGTGAACTGGATATTTTGCAGCGAGTGGTGGTTCTCATTCGCTATAAAGGGCCCAAACATTTTGAACATCGCAACATCGACCCCGATGACATGAAATTCATCCCCGGCAAAATGTATGTCTATCTCTATAAAAACGTCCCCAAATCCGACCTAGAACTGCTATTTCCCAACGTGCAGACCAGCATGACCCTCAAAGATAAACTCTTATTTGGCATTCCCGCCATTGGGGCCGCCGTTCCCGCCATCTTAAGAGTGCTTCCCCAACTGTTGCTGGTGATTAGTGTCATCCTCTTCCTTACCGTTGGCCCCCCAGACATTGACGAACTACAAGCCGACGAAGAAGACGTGCGAAACCTACTTCCCGTCTTACTGGCCGTCGCCTCTCTCTCCATGGCGTTAGGGGGATTAGCCTTCAAACAATATAGCCAATACCAAAACAAACGCATCAAATTTCAAAAGAAAGTCACCGACACCCTATTTTTCCGCAACATTGCCACCAACGCCAGCGTTTTTACCAGTCTCATCAACTCCGCCCAAGACGAAGAATGTAAAGAGGTGATTTTAGTCTATTATCATCTCCTAACCCATCCCCAACCCCTCACCCCCGAGCAACTCGACGATGAAATCGAACAATGGATGGAGGCTCATTTCGGCATTCAACTGGATTTTGACATCAAAACCCCCCTCAAGAGTCTAGAAACCCTGCGAGGCGGCCCCGAGAACAAGCCTCTCCTCAGCTATGACGACCAAGGCCATTGTCAAGTGGTTCCCCTCACCGAGGCCCAACAGATTATTGACTGGGTTTGGGACCGTATCTTTGACTATGCCTAA
- a CDS encoding S-(hydroxymethyl)glutathione dehydrogenase/class III alcohol dehydrogenase, with the protein MDVQAAVAWKAGEPLSLETVKLDGPKAGEVMVEIKATGVCHTDAYTLSGADPEGLFPAILGHEGAGVVVEVGDEVKSLKVGDRVIPLYTPECRQCKYCLSGKTNLCQAIRSTQGKGVMPDGTSRFSLNGEKIHHYMGTSTFANLTVLPEIAVAKIRDDAPLDKVCLIGCGVTTGVGAVINTAKVEPGSNVVVFGLGGIGLNVIQGARLVGANQIIGVDLNPAKRPLAEKFGMTHFINPNDVDDVVAAIIDLTDGGADYSFECIGNVNVMRQALECCHKGWGESVIIGVAGAGQEISTRPFQLVTGRVWRGTAFGGAKGRRDVPKIVDWYMDGKIDIDSLVTNIIPINRINEAFDLMHAGEAIRTVVTFGES; encoded by the coding sequence ATGGACGTACAAGCCGCCGTTGCCTGGAAAGCCGGTGAACCCCTTAGCCTAGAAACCGTAAAACTCGACGGTCCCAAAGCCGGAGAAGTCATGGTGGAAATCAAAGCGACTGGGGTTTGTCATACCGATGCCTATACCCTGTCCGGGGCCGACCCCGAGGGACTCTTTCCCGCAATCTTGGGCCATGAAGGGGCCGGGGTTGTCGTGGAAGTGGGCGATGAGGTAAAAAGTCTTAAGGTGGGCGATCGCGTCATTCCCCTCTACACCCCCGAATGTCGCCAATGCAAATACTGCCTCAGCGGCAAAACCAACCTCTGCCAAGCCATTCGCAGCACCCAAGGCAAAGGCGTGATGCCTGACGGAACCAGTCGCTTCTCCCTCAACGGCGAAAAAATCCATCACTACATGGGAACCTCCACCTTCGCCAACCTGACCGTTCTCCCAGAAATCGCCGTCGCCAAAATCCGCGATGATGCACCCCTCGACAAAGTTTGTCTCATCGGTTGCGGCGTCACTACTGGGGTTGGGGCCGTCATCAACACCGCCAAAGTTGAACCGGGGTCGAATGTCGTTGTCTTTGGCTTAGGGGGAATTGGTCTCAACGTGATTCAGGGGGCCCGTTTAGTCGGGGCCAACCAAATCATCGGCGTGGACCTCAACCCTGCCAAACGACCCCTGGCCGAGAAATTTGGCATGACCCATTTTATTAACCCCAACGACGTCGACGACGTAGTGGCCGCCATTATCGACCTCACCGACGGCGGGGCCGACTATAGCTTTGAATGTATCGGCAACGTCAACGTCATGCGTCAGGCCCTCGAATGCTGTCACAAAGGCTGGGGAGAATCCGTGATTATCGGCGTCGCCGGGGCCGGCCAAGAAATTAGTACCCGTCCCTTCCAACTGGTGACCGGTCGCGTTTGGCGAGGAACCGCCTTTGGGGGGGCCAAAGGTCGCCGGGATGTCCCCAAAATTGTCGATTGGTACATGGACGGCAAAATCGACATCGACAGTCTCGTCACCAACATCATCCCCATCAACCGCATCAACGAAGCCTTCGACCTAATGCACGCCGGGGAGGCCATTCGTACCGTCGTTACCTTCGGTGAATCATGA